In the genome of Pristis pectinata isolate sPriPec2 chromosome 10, sPriPec2.1.pri, whole genome shotgun sequence, one region contains:
- the rps12 gene encoding 40S ribosomal protein S12 yields MAEECIAAGGVMDVNTALQEVLKTAYIHDGLCCGLREAAKVLDKRQAHLCVLASNCDEAQYVKLVEALCAEHQINLIKVDDNKKLGEWVGLCKIDREGKPRKVVGCSCVVVKDYGKDSQAKDVVDNYFRAK; encoded by the exons ATGGCCGAGGAATG CATAGCCGCAGGAGGTGTCATGGATGTCAACACTGCACTTCAGGAGGTGCTGAAAACTGCATACATCCACGATGGCTTGTGTTGCGGTCTCCGGGAAGCCGCCAAAGTGCTGGATAA ACGGCAAGCCCATTTGTGTGTCCTGGCAAGCAACTGTGATGAGGCACAATATGTTAAGTTGGTAGAGGCACTCTGTGCTGAACATCAGATCAACCTGATTAag GTTGATGACAACAAGAAACTCGGTGAATGGGTAGGCCTATGTAAAATAGACCGAGAAGGGAAACCTCGCAAAGTTGTGGGTTGCAGCTGTGTTGTTGTCAAG gattATGGCAAGGACTCACAAGCCAAGGATGTTGTTGACAACTATTTCAgggcaaagtaa